In the Williamwhitmania sp. genome, one interval contains:
- a CDS encoding glycosyltransferase produces the protein MKLSIIIVSYNVKDFLDQCLLSVKKAINGIDAEVFVVDNLSVDGSSKMVREHHSWAKLIENDKNSGFAVANNQAIRQSSGEYVLLLNPDTLVQEHTFTTCIQFMDSHPEAGALGVKMIDGKGAYLPESKRGLPTPAVAFYKISGLIKLFPRSKRFAHYYLGHLSKNETHEIEILAGAFMFMRTSVLAQTGLLDEAFFMYGEDIDLSYRILKAGYKNYYTPETSIIHYKGESTKKGSINYVVIFYKAMILFAKKHFNTSEARYYSTAIYLAIYLRAALSLAKRAFQMFILPLADASVLACSFLTSTLAWEVLVKDTDYARPLLYSFLAGFILTFVLAIFLSGGYDRPLRQKKVWKGVAIGAVGVLIIYTFLPESIRFSRAIITISSVTSLLLIPLTRGLIGKVFGNSLVPYKPERLRKLILSSPDEAMRIKQLIELSGAKGELLEQSPWDDKNNEEAVFSHLAERIRVEKINELIISSSDISSTQIVLLMLRLSYTGVSFKLAPPKGISLIGSNSIETAGDLYSIGQETLASHTNRRLKRLLDIVVSIVLLLTSPLWITVGKRVGRTLKALTKVLVGAKTMVGYHVEDPSLYKLPKLKTGIFSPTRNCPDETHATTTNLLYAKSYSVALDFSIIARNIRMLIRGSF, from the coding sequence ATGAAGCTCTCCATTATCATTGTTAGCTACAACGTAAAGGATTTCCTCGACCAATGCCTTTTATCGGTAAAGAAAGCGATAAATGGAATTGATGCAGAAGTTTTTGTAGTAGACAACCTATCGGTGGACGGTTCCAGCAAGATGGTGAGGGAGCATCACTCTTGGGCTAAGCTAATCGAAAACGATAAAAACAGTGGCTTTGCTGTTGCCAACAATCAGGCCATTAGGCAATCATCTGGCGAATATGTTTTGCTACTCAACCCTGACACGCTAGTGCAGGAGCATACCTTCACCACCTGCATCCAATTCATGGATAGCCATCCGGAGGCAGGAGCACTTGGAGTAAAAATGATTGATGGCAAGGGAGCTTACCTGCCAGAATCAAAAAGAGGACTTCCAACACCCGCCGTTGCCTTTTATAAAATATCGGGGCTAATCAAACTTTTTCCTCGCTCCAAACGCTTTGCCCACTACTACCTTGGACATCTTTCCAAAAACGAAACGCACGAAATTGAAATTCTAGCTGGTGCATTTATGTTTATGCGCACTAGCGTGCTGGCACAAACCGGTCTCCTCGACGAAGCGTTTTTTATGTATGGTGAGGACATTGACCTCTCATACCGTATTCTAAAAGCTGGTTATAAAAACTACTACACACCCGAAACCTCCATAATTCACTACAAGGGGGAAAGCACCAAAAAGGGAAGCATCAACTATGTAGTTATATTCTATAAGGCAATGATCCTTTTTGCCAAGAAACACTTTAACACCAGCGAAGCACGATATTATTCAACCGCCATTTATTTAGCAATTTACCTTCGAGCAGCCCTTTCATTAGCCAAGCGTGCCTTTCAAATGTTCATACTCCCGCTTGCTGATGCCTCGGTGCTGGCATGCAGTTTCCTCACCTCTACCCTTGCTTGGGAGGTGCTTGTTAAAGATACCGACTACGCTCGACCACTGCTTTATTCTTTCCTTGCAGGCTTTATTCTCACCTTTGTTTTGGCAATATTCCTGAGCGGCGGATACGACCGACCCTTGCGCCAAAAGAAGGTCTGGAAGGGAGTTGCCATTGGCGCAGTTGGGGTTCTTATAATCTACACCTTTCTGCCAGAATCAATCCGATTTTCAAGAGCAATCATCACCATTAGCTCAGTAACTTCGCTTCTATTGATTCCTCTGACAAGAGGTCTTATCGGAAAAGTGTTTGGGAATAGTCTAGTTCCCTACAAACCAGAGCGACTTAGAAAGTTGATTCTTTCCTCACCCGATGAAGCAATGCGAATCAAACAGCTCATTGAGCTCTCAGGGGCTAAAGGCGAGCTCTTAGAACAGTCACCATGGGACGACAAAAACAATGAGGAAGCCGTTTTTTCTCACTTAGCGGAGCGAATTCGCGTTGAAAAAATTAATGAACTCATAATTTCTTCTTCCGATATCTCCTCAACGCAAATAGTTCTTCTCATGCTTCGCCTCTCCTACACTGGCGTCAGCTTCAAGCTAGCACCACCGAAGGGCATTTCGCTAATTGGCAGCAATTCAATTGAAACGGCTGGCGATCTATATTCCATTGGACAGGAGACTCTTGCATCACACACCAACAGAAGGTTAAAGCGGCTATTGGATATTGTTGTAAGTATCGTTTTGCTGCTTACTTCACCGCTATGGATTACGGTAGGTAAGCGAGTGGGCCGAACACTAAAAGCATTGACCAAAGTGCTGGTGGGGGCGAAAACAATGGTAGGCTATCATGTAGAAGACCCTTCGCTTTACAAACTTCCAAAACTCAAAACGGGTATCTTTTCACCTACTCGAAACTGTCCTGACGAAACACATGCCACTACAACAAACCTCTTGTATGCCAAAAGCTACTCAGTGGCACTCGACTTTAGCATCATTGCAAGAAACATAAGGATGTTGATAAGAGGAAGTTTTTAG
- a CDS encoding OmpA family protein produces MIGKRLLLTLLTLLLFITGMAQESNLPRSFKDVFTDAEYYFMYTDYQEALALYQQAQKMQPANFNINYRIGVCLLNISGLKTKALAYLEYASQHVSSQYQEGSYKETFAPTTVWLYLGDAYRIDNKLKEAIECYEKFKSQLDTKDLYNHDFVDQQISACKKAELFLKKPVKTDLEIINFNFPNLELAYNPVISEDGSSLFFTQHKKFYQAIYWSKKENGNWSEPESLNIPLQLEGEISISSCSADGKEIFVFVNDHGNGEVYHSTFNGKSWSRAEKLNKNINTPFWETNASISTDGKTLYFTSNRKGGYGGLDIYKSMKDAEGNWGPAENLGPEINTPYNEESPFFCEDKNTLIFTSQGHENMGGYDIFFSKLGDDGKFSTPINLGYPINTTDDNLFFCPICDQGIKGIIFHHTDNSPHERVSLAEIALVPQTDNATINGVLITQDQADLSDSKINLAIVNIATGDTLKPEIKRNGSTTFMLSLKTGNYQLTASIPGYQQVRQHLYIPAEMSGTELPVSIFLIPTEVSSGNYLTVQSVQFGFNSYELSKDAQIILEKVYSIMQTYPSLLVEVSGHTDSKGSPAYNKTLSLKRAKSVVDFLTNKGIEANRFVTRAAGSSENIAVDKNPDGTDNPDGRRFNRRASVKVIKGNASLIITEDVSIPENLKVQKEEYFTILLCKEKAEADTSWFKSLPYLSSIAINVLPISDGILITAGRFTNKGDAVKVLGQCIDGGFPSAAIVSNVAIDQLVTKKAPDAATPTPKKPKAMFTIQILASKVPTPLTKFGNLSDLVTEKKGNDGFFRYYYGEYGTKKEALSELQNKIKKQFADAFITTLKK; encoded by the coding sequence ATGATAGGAAAAAGGCTACTATTAACTCTTCTTACCTTGCTTCTGTTCATTACTGGCATGGCGCAAGAAAGCAATTTGCCTCGGTCATTCAAAGATGTTTTTACCGATGCCGAGTACTACTTCATGTACACTGACTATCAGGAAGCGCTTGCGTTATACCAGCAGGCGCAGAAGATGCAACCAGCAAACTTCAACATCAACTACCGAATTGGTGTGTGCCTTCTAAACATTTCGGGCCTAAAGACAAAAGCGCTAGCCTACTTAGAATATGCCTCACAACACGTTAGCAGCCAGTATCAGGAAGGCTCGTACAAAGAAACATTCGCTCCAACAACGGTATGGCTATACTTGGGCGATGCCTACCGAATTGACAACAAACTTAAAGAAGCCATTGAGTGCTATGAAAAGTTTAAAAGTCAGCTCGACACCAAGGATTTATACAATCATGACTTTGTTGACCAGCAAATTAGTGCCTGTAAAAAGGCCGAACTTTTTCTCAAAAAACCAGTAAAAACAGATCTCGAAATCATCAACTTCAACTTTCCTAACCTAGAGTTAGCCTACAACCCAGTTATATCAGAAGATGGCAGTTCGCTGTTTTTCACGCAGCATAAAAAGTTCTACCAAGCTATCTACTGGAGCAAAAAGGAGAACGGTAATTGGTCGGAGCCGGAAAGCCTCAACATACCGCTTCAGCTGGAAGGGGAAATCAGCATTAGCAGCTGCAGCGCCGACGGGAAGGAAATTTTTGTGTTTGTAAACGACCATGGCAATGGGGAAGTTTATCACAGCACGTTCAACGGGAAAAGTTGGTCTAGAGCCGAAAAATTGAACAAGAACATTAACACCCCCTTCTGGGAAACCAATGCCTCCATATCCACTGATGGAAAAACACTATACTTTACCTCCAACAGAAAAGGGGGTTATGGAGGCCTTGACATCTATAAATCGATGAAGGATGCAGAGGGCAACTGGGGCCCAGCAGAAAATCTAGGTCCGGAGATTAACACACCTTACAACGAAGAATCTCCCTTTTTCTGCGAAGACAAAAACACCTTGATATTCACCTCTCAGGGGCACGAAAACATGGGAGGCTACGACATTTTTTTCTCCAAACTTGGAGATGATGGAAAGTTCTCAACACCAATTAATCTTGGTTACCCCATCAACACCACTGATGACAACCTTTTCTTCTGCCCCATTTGCGACCAGGGAATCAAGGGAATTATTTTCCATCACACTGACAACAGTCCTCACGAACGGGTTAGCTTAGCAGAAATTGCCCTTGTTCCCCAAACCGACAACGCCACAATTAATGGTGTGCTGATTACCCAAGACCAGGCCGATCTTAGTGATTCGAAAATCAACCTAGCAATAGTAAATATTGCAACAGGTGATACTCTGAAACCGGAGATTAAAAGAAATGGCAGCACCACTTTCATGCTAAGCCTAAAAACGGGAAACTACCAGCTAACGGCTAGTATTCCTGGTTACCAACAAGTAAGGCAGCATCTGTATATTCCAGCAGAGATGTCGGGTACGGAACTGCCTGTCTCCATCTTCCTCATACCAACGGAAGTTTCCTCCGGTAATTACCTAACCGTCCAATCGGTTCAGTTTGGCTTCAACAGCTATGAGCTCTCCAAGGATGCCCAAATCATCCTTGAGAAGGTTTACAGCATAATGCAGACCTACCCATCGTTACTAGTAGAAGTTAGTGGCCATACTGACTCCAAGGGCTCTCCAGCATACAACAAAACTCTTTCACTGAAAAGGGCAAAGTCGGTTGTCGATTTTCTCACCAACAAGGGGATAGAGGCGAATCGGTTTGTTACCAGAGCAGCCGGATCATCTGAAAATATTGCCGTCGACAAGAATCCAGATGGAACCGATAATCCTGACGGGCGTCGATTCAATCGAAGAGCCTCCGTCAAGGTTATTAAGGGCAATGCTTCCCTTATCATCACCGAAGATGTTTCCATCCCTGAAAATCTCAAAGTTCAGAAAGAGGAATACTTTACCATACTGCTTTGTAAGGAGAAAGCCGAAGCAGATACCAGCTGGTTTAAATCGCTCCCCTATTTAAGCAGCATAGCTATAAATGTATTGCCCATTAGTGACGGCATCCTTATAACAGCTGGACGATTTACCAATAAGGGCGATGCAGTAAAAGTTCTTGGGCAGTGCATTGATGGAGGTTTTCCATCGGCAGCTATCGTTAGCAATGTTGCAATTGATCAGTTAGTTACAAAAAAGGCTCCTGATGCTGCAACGCCAACGCCCAAAAAACCAAAGGCAATGTTTACCATACAAATCCTGGCATCAAAGGTGCCAACACCTCTGACAAAGTTTGGCAACTTGAGTGATTTGGTAACTGAGAAAAAGGGTAACGATGGTTTTTTCCGTTATTATTATGGCGAGTATGGCACAAAAAAAGAAGCATTATCCGAACTGCAGAACAAGATAAAGAAACAATTCGCTGATGCATTTATCACTACCCTTAAAAAGTAA
- a CDS encoding type I restriction enzyme HsdR N-terminal domain-containing protein, with protein sequence MQLNLPECNLSIRETLVGKEVFDPFRNKFVTLTPEEWVRQNFLSFMVTQLGFPKGLVAVEQQLKVNGLVRRCDILAFSRTAKPILLVECKASSVQLSNEVFAQAARYNLTLQVPFMIITNGLTHYAAQLFLEEKRFSMLNTFPSFEMIAGV encoded by the coding sequence ATGCAGCTCAATTTACCGGAATGTAACCTTTCTATTCGTGAAACCCTTGTGGGGAAGGAGGTTTTTGACCCCTTTCGAAATAAGTTTGTAACCTTAACGCCCGAAGAGTGGGTTCGCCAAAACTTTTTGTCATTTATGGTTACGCAGCTGGGTTTCCCAAAAGGGTTGGTTGCTGTTGAGCAGCAGCTGAAAGTAAACGGGCTGGTGCGGCGCTGCGATATACTTGCGTTTTCTCGAACGGCAAAGCCTATTTTATTGGTGGAGTGCAAAGCATCGTCGGTACAGCTATCCAACGAGGTTTTTGCACAAGCAGCGAGATATAATTTAACACTGCAAGTACCCTTCATGATAATTACCAACGGCCTTACCCATTATGCAGCGCAGCTCTTCCTTGAGGAGAAGCGGTTTAGCATGCTCAATACCTTTCCCTCTTTTGAAATGATTGCAGGTGTGTAG
- a CDS encoding cupin domain-containing protein has product MKMRVTKPSAAQVFKASSWGIWTKEMSVFTWEYEEKETCYILEGSAEVTDSQGNKVTFGPGDWVEFEQGLTCIWKITKPIKKHYTFG; this is encoded by the coding sequence ATGAAAATGAGAGTAACCAAACCCTCTGCAGCGCAAGTTTTCAAAGCAAGCAGCTGGGGAATATGGACAAAGGAGATGTCCGTTTTCACTTGGGAATACGAAGAAAAGGAGACTTGCTACATTCTAGAAGGCAGCGCTGAAGTGACCGACTCGCAGGGGAACAAGGTGACTTTTGGCCCGGGAGACTGGGTGGAGTTTGAGCAGGGGCTGACCTGTATCTGGAAAATCACAAAGCCCATCAAGAAACACTACACCTTTGGCTAG
- a CDS encoding PLP-dependent aminotransferase family protein, protein MISDLDKIWSRSGQGMKRSAIRELLKLTQNPNIISFAGGLPAPESFPIEQLKEISIDVLENDGAKALQYGATEGDTKLRQIMVDRYRKMGLNIELKNLVILTSSQQGLDLLPKIFVNPDDKIICGLPSYLGALQSFHNYGADMLGIKLDEHGMRSDLLEQKMAELKKNGEKPKFVYIIPDFQNPAGITMPEFRRKEIIDICKRYDVLMIEDSPYREIRFEGKPQKTIFEIDNDSNVILLGTFSKIFVPGFRIGWVIAHEAIIDKIVMAKQATDLCTPPFVQKIAASYIEKGYFDQNLGKIIASYKEKRDAMLAAFRDYMPKGVTWTEPEGGLFLFMTLPENMDAEKLFEIALKENVAFVLGNVFHCDGSGRNTLRINFSYMSTELNREGAKRLANAIKKLME, encoded by the coding sequence ATGATTAGCGATTTGGACAAGATTTGGTCAAGGAGTGGACAAGGAATGAAGCGGTCGGCCATTAGGGAACTGCTAAAGCTTACACAAAACCCCAATATTATCTCATTTGCTGGTGGGTTGCCGGCACCAGAGTCATTTCCAATTGAGCAGCTTAAGGAGATTAGCATAGACGTTTTGGAAAACGATGGAGCTAAAGCGCTTCAATACGGTGCCACCGAAGGCGACACCAAGCTACGCCAGATTATGGTTGATCGCTACCGTAAAATGGGGCTCAACATTGAGTTGAAAAACCTTGTAATACTAACCTCATCGCAGCAAGGTCTTGACCTTCTACCAAAAATTTTCGTAAACCCAGATGACAAAATAATCTGTGGACTTCCCTCCTACCTTGGTGCGCTGCAATCTTTCCACAACTATGGTGCCGACATGCTTGGCATTAAGCTCGATGAGCATGGAATGCGTAGCGACCTGCTGGAACAGAAGATGGCAGAGCTGAAGAAGAATGGGGAGAAGCCTAAGTTTGTTTACATCATTCCCGACTTTCAAAATCCTGCCGGTATCACCATGCCTGAGTTCCGCAGAAAAGAGATCATCGATATCTGCAAAAGATATGACGTACTGATGATAGAGGACAGCCCCTACCGAGAAATTCGTTTTGAAGGGAAACCACAAAAAACCATATTTGAGATCGATAATGATAGCAATGTAATTTTGCTAGGCACTTTCTCCAAAATATTTGTTCCAGGATTTCGAATTGGTTGGGTAATTGCACACGAAGCCATTATTGACAAAATTGTGATGGCCAAGCAAGCAACCGATCTGTGCACCCCACCTTTTGTTCAAAAAATCGCTGCCAGCTATATCGAAAAGGGTTATTTCGACCAAAATCTCGGAAAAATTATTGCCTCCTACAAGGAAAAGCGCGATGCAATGCTTGCAGCCTTCCGCGATTATATGCCAAAAGGCGTTACCTGGACAGAGCCTGAAGGTGGTCTGTTTCTTTTCATGACCCTTCCTGAAAACATGGATGCCGAAAAGTTATTTGAAATTGCGCTAAAGGAGAACGTTGCATTTGTGCTTGGTAATGTTTTCCATTGCGATGGAAGTGGACGAAATACATTGAGAATAAACTTTTCCTACATGTCAACAGAACTAAACAGGGAAGGTGCAAAGCGTTTGGCAAATGCCATCAAAAAACTAATGGAATAG
- a CDS encoding dihydrolipoamide acetyltransferase family protein, which produces MKRIEVTLPAMGEGITDATITRWLVSVGDHVDEDTPIVEIATDKVDSEIPAPHAGRLASIAFKEGDVPQVGQVIAVIEAEGEAATNSDQPELDKIISEIPGIGQIKQEVEPEKPVANIDEAYLSPLVKSIVKKEHISKEELQEITGTGLGGRVTKEDMLQFISSRNSGVLKTKNVSTATSSKQEIVPPNKIEQVEDIEVVPMDRMRKLIADHMVMSIQTSPHVTSFIDVDLTNIVKWRERNKADFQRKEGQKLTFTPIFFEAIARAIKEFPGINASVDGDRVLIKKRINLGMATALPSGNLIVPVIKNAERLNITGLAIAVNDFANRARANKLLPDEIQGGTFTITNLGAFDTLAGTPIINQPQVAILAIGAIKKIPVVIETSEGDSIGIRSVAILSLAYDHRVVDGALGGMFLKRVKDLLEQFDVKRTL; this is translated from the coding sequence ATGAAAAGGATTGAAGTTACCCTGCCCGCCATGGGTGAAGGAATAACGGATGCCACTATTACCAGATGGTTGGTGAGCGTTGGCGATCATGTGGATGAAGATACGCCAATTGTGGAAATTGCAACTGACAAAGTTGACTCCGAGATTCCCGCACCTCATGCTGGTCGCCTAGCATCCATTGCCTTTAAAGAGGGGGATGTGCCGCAGGTTGGACAGGTTATTGCCGTTATAGAAGCCGAAGGTGAAGCCGCAACAAACAGCGACCAACCTGAACTCGATAAGATAATTAGTGAAATTCCTGGCATTGGCCAAATAAAGCAGGAGGTTGAACCTGAGAAGCCAGTTGCCAACATTGACGAGGCTTACCTATCCCCGTTAGTTAAGAGCATTGTAAAGAAAGAGCATATTTCCAAAGAGGAGTTGCAAGAAATTACTGGCACAGGTTTGGGCGGTAGAGTAACCAAGGAAGACATGCTCCAATTTATTTCCAGTAGAAATTCAGGAGTTCTAAAGACAAAAAATGTATCGACAGCAACTTCCTCAAAACAGGAGATTGTTCCTCCAAACAAGATAGAACAAGTTGAAGATATTGAGGTAGTTCCCATGGATCGTATGCGAAAGCTAATTGCCGACCATATGGTCATGAGCATACAAACCTCGCCTCACGTAACCAGCTTTATCGATGTCGATCTCACCAATATCGTAAAGTGGAGAGAAAGAAACAAGGCTGACTTCCAGCGAAAGGAGGGACAAAAGCTCACCTTTACCCCTATTTTCTTCGAGGCTATTGCAAGAGCAATTAAGGAGTTCCCTGGGATTAATGCCTCTGTTGATGGAGATAGAGTTCTAATTAAAAAACGGATAAATCTCGGCATGGCCACTGCGCTTCCGAGTGGCAATCTCATTGTTCCTGTAATTAAGAACGCCGAAAGGCTAAACATAACGGGACTAGCCATCGCTGTAAACGACTTTGCCAACAGGGCCCGTGCAAACAAGCTCCTTCCGGATGAGATTCAAGGAGGGACCTTTACCATTACTAACCTTGGTGCTTTTGATACGCTTGCAGGCACCCCAATTATCAATCAGCCGCAGGTAGCCATTCTTGCCATAGGAGCCATAAAGAAAATCCCAGTGGTAATAGAAACCTCGGAGGGCGATAGCATTGGAATCCGGTCGGTAGCCATACTATCGCTTGCTTACGACCACCGCGTTGTTGATGGTGCCCTTGGCGGAATGTTTTTGAAACGAGTTAAAGATTTACTTGAGCAATTTGATGTAAAAAGAACGCTATAA
- a CDS encoding AMP nucleosidase produces MKTKEEIVENWLPRYTGLALNEFGSHIVLTNFSHYLNLFCEWNNTEVKDPTANMPAATAGKITMINFGMGSPNAATIVDLLSAIHPEALLFLGKCGGLKRKNSLGDLILPIAAIRSDGTSSDYLPPEIPALPAFNMQRALSSAIRNNGRDYWTGTVYTTNRRVWEFDMRFRNYLTKTRAMAIDMETATIFVVGFANEIPCGALLLVTDQPMISEGVKTSESDRMVTDQYVNDHLRIGLEAMHEIINNGESVKHLRF; encoded by the coding sequence ATGAAAACAAAAGAGGAAATAGTCGAAAACTGGCTACCCCGATATACCGGTTTAGCTCTCAACGAGTTTGGCTCACACATTGTGCTCACAAATTTCAGCCACTATCTCAACCTTTTTTGTGAGTGGAACAATACTGAAGTCAAGGATCCTACGGCGAACATGCCGGCAGCAACGGCTGGAAAAATCACTATGATCAACTTTGGCATGGGCAGCCCAAACGCTGCTACAATAGTTGATTTGCTCAGCGCCATCCATCCCGAAGCGCTGCTTTTCCTTGGCAAATGCGGTGGTTTGAAAAGAAAAAACAGCCTTGGCGACCTCATTCTTCCAATTGCCGCCATTAGAAGCGATGGTACATCCAGCGACTATCTACCCCCTGAAATTCCAGCGCTACCCGCATTTAATATGCAGCGTGCCCTATCGTCGGCAATCCGCAATAATGGCAGAGACTACTGGACTGGAACAGTTTACACCACCAATCGTCGGGTTTGGGAATTTGATATGCGATTTAGGAACTACCTTACTAAAACGAGGGCAATGGCCATCGACATGGAAACGGCAACCATATTTGTGGTTGGCTTTGCAAACGAGATTCCTTGCGGTGCTCTTCTGCTTGTAACCGACCAACCCATGATATCGGAGGGTGTTAAAACGTCGGAAAGCGACAGGATGGTTACCGACCAATACGTAAACGACCACCTACGCATTGGGTTGGAGGCAATGCACGAAATTATTAACAACGGTGAGTCCGTTAAACACCTGAGATTCTAA
- a CDS encoding aminotransferase class V-fold PLP-dependent enzyme, whose translation MNSTVSYSYMESLQNHFEKFRKNIVGIDATYQSPYGTMPVIYADWIASGRLYRPIEEKMLEVFGPMVANTHTESSETGRFMTEAYHFALKDIKRHVNAGPADVIITAGFGMTAVVNKFQRILGLRNRAVQFASPDDKPVVFVTHMEHHSNQTSWYETNADVVVMEPDENLLVSAEKLREAVAPYRNRPLIIGSFSAGSNVTGILTPFHQLAAVMHEIGGYCFVDFAASAPYVAMDMHPAKEEERLDAVFFSPHKFLGGPGTSGVLVFNSVLYKNRVPDQPGGGTVDWTNPWGEYKYIDDIERREDGGTPGFLQAIRVALTIRLKEEMGVEKIHEREKELVEHAFRRLDAIPRVITLATDCRCRIGAVSFYMENLHYNLVVKLLSDRFGIQMRGGCVCAGTYGHFLLHVSKEQSHSISEMINHGDLSQKPGWIRWSIHPTTTDWEVDYIADALDKIAQHSDEWAKDYRYCKRSNEFFYSGSNPVEKIPAENFFEL comes from the coding sequence GTGAATTCAACAGTTTCTTACAGCTATATGGAGTCCTTGCAGAATCATTTTGAGAAGTTTAGAAAGAACATCGTTGGCATTGATGCTACCTACCAGTCTCCTTATGGGACAATGCCGGTAATTTATGCTGACTGGATTGCAAGCGGTAGGCTTTACCGCCCCATTGAAGAGAAAATGTTGGAGGTGTTTGGCCCAATGGTTGCCAATACCCACACAGAAAGCAGCGAAACCGGTCGATTCATGACCGAGGCTTATCACTTTGCTCTCAAGGATATTAAGAGGCACGTAAATGCTGGACCGGCTGATGTGATTATAACGGCTGGTTTTGGAATGACCGCCGTTGTCAACAAATTTCAACGAATTCTTGGGCTGAGAAACAGAGCCGTTCAGTTCGCCTCTCCCGATGATAAACCGGTGGTTTTTGTTACTCACATGGAGCATCACTCTAACCAGACTTCATGGTACGAGACTAATGCGGATGTAGTGGTTATGGAGCCCGACGAGAATCTCTTGGTATCTGCCGAAAAACTTCGGGAGGCCGTGGCCCCATACCGAAATCGCCCTTTGATAATAGGCTCCTTTAGCGCAGGTAGCAACGTAACAGGTATTCTTACTCCATTTCATCAGCTAGCAGCTGTGATGCATGAGATAGGCGGCTACTGCTTTGTCGACTTTGCTGCTTCAGCACCCTACGTTGCAATGGACATGCATCCAGCGAAGGAGGAGGAGCGCTTAGATGCAGTATTCTTTTCTCCACATAAATTTTTGGGCGGCCCTGGAACTTCTGGTGTGTTGGTATTTAACTCTGTTCTCTATAAAAACAGGGTGCCCGATCAGCCTGGCGGTGGAACTGTGGACTGGACTAATCCTTGGGGGGAGTATAAGTATATCGACGATATTGAACGCCGTGAAGATGGTGGAACGCCAGGATTTCTACAAGCCATTCGGGTGGCTTTGACCATAAGGCTGAAGGAGGAGATGGGCGTTGAAAAGATTCATGAACGCGAGAAGGAACTGGTGGAACATGCTTTCCGTCGCTTAGATGCCATACCTCGGGTGATTACCTTAGCCACCGATTGTAGATGTAGAATTGGTGCCGTTTCATTTTATATGGAAAACCTCCATTACAACTTGGTGGTGAAATTGCTCAGCGACCGGTTTGGCATTCAAATGCGTGGTGGCTGTGTTTGCGCAGGCACCTATGGCCACTTTCTGCTACATGTTTCCAAGGAGCAGTCGCACAGCATTAGTGAAATGATAAACCACGGGGATTTATCCCAGAAACCTGGCTGGATTCGGTGGTCGATTCACCCTACTACTACCGATTGGGAGGTTGATTACATTGCAGATGCACTAGATAAAATTGCCCAGCATTCTGATGAGTGGGCGAAGGATTACCGTTACTGCAAACGGTCGAACGAGTTTTTCTATTCCGGGTCAAATCCGGTGGAAAAGATACCTGCTGAAAACTTTTTTGAACTATAA
- a CDS encoding GNAT family N-acetyltransferase, whose translation MGSLQGSNIRLRALEPGDVDLLYSWENNMEIWSVSNTITPFSKYILKKYIDSSHLDIYETKQLRLIIEAKNQSSLMFHPVGAIDLFDFDPYHSRAGIGILIHDAEERNKGYATEALKLLVKYSFETLHLHQLFCNIASSNLPSLQIFQRMGFKVIGIKEQWLKTAIGWDDELMLQMINPLTISSKS comes from the coding sequence ATGGGTAGCCTTCAAGGTTCAAATATTCGATTAAGGGCGCTTGAACCGGGCGATGTGGATTTGCTGTATAGCTGGGAGAACAATATGGAGATATGGAGCGTGAGCAATACCATTACCCCATTTTCAAAATATATACTGAAAAAATATATCGATTCATCGCACTTGGATATATACGAAACCAAGCAACTCCGCCTTATTATTGAAGCCAAGAACCAAAGTTCGCTAATGTTTCATCCTGTTGGAGCCATCGACCTATTTGACTTCGACCCCTACCACTCACGGGCCGGTATTGGTATTCTAATTCATGACGCAGAGGAGAGAAACAAGGGTTATGCCACTGAAGCGCTCAAACTGTTAGTTAAATACTCCTTTGAAACGCTCCACCTTCATCAACTTTTTTGCAACATTGCTTCAAGCAATCTTCCCAGTCTACAAATATTCCAGCGCATGGGATTTAAAGTAATCGGCATTAAGGAGCAATGGTTGAAAACAGCCATCGGATGGGACGACGAACTGATGTTACAAATGATAAACCCCCTTACCATTTCGAGTAAGAGCTAG